A genomic window from Denticeps clupeoides chromosome 11, fDenClu1.1, whole genome shotgun sequence includes:
- the mterf3 gene encoding transcription termination factor 3, mitochondrial gives MVTYSSFIYRIFRQDPMCSPIMHMCQRCIILLRSSGLCFSSSTNVVWQHPISLNTTFSQHLRQVVPLRVTVTERTPEEKWKVCAERGLCTSGAPHGLPQAKDKRALVSYQPKTNATPSLSNIQTVLDLDAAPPLSPFEEISDEEALQIAVTKCLPPVTFSLRDYVDQSQTLTRLVHLGVNLWQLDQRRNVGSMLVRLDFQTDVVPRLLFLKDLGVEDSQLGPLLTKNPFLLTENLDNLSARVSYLKSKKFSSEAVASMVFKAPYLLNFSVKRLDNRLGFFQQQLGLNPSKTRDILTRLPRLLCGNLQPIKENLKVCELEFGFRQGEIQHIVTKVPKVLTANKKKLTQIFDYVHNVMGVPHSLIVKFPQVLNAQFLRVKERHLFLQYLGRAQYDPAHPSYISLDRFVFLPDQDFCTELALSTSRDFEQFQKTL, from the exons ATGGTGACCTATAGTAGTTTTATATACAGAATTTTCCGTCAG GACCCCATGTGTTCTCCCATCATGCACATGTGCCAACGATGCATCATCCTTCTGCGCAGCAGTGGGCTTTGCTTCTCCTCCAGTACCAATGTAGTCTGGCAACATCCCATCAGCCTTAACACAACCTTTTCACAACATTTGCGCCAGGTTGTTCCCCTCAGAGTTACGGTTACTGAACGGACACCTGAGGAGAAGTGGAAAGTTTGCGCTGAACGAGGTCTTTGTACGTCTGGAGCACCACATGGTCTTCCTCAGGCCAAGGACAAGAGAGCACTGGTATCTTATCAGCCCAAAACAAATGCCACACCCTCTCTTAGCAACATTCAGACAGTGTTGG ATCTGGATGCTGCACCACCCCTTTCCCCATTTGAGGAGATCAGTGATGAGGAGGCCTTGCAGATTGCTGTGACAAAGTGCCTTCCTCCAGTTACCTTTTCACTCAGAGACTATGTTGATCAATCGCAGACTCTCACTAGACTGGTCCATCTAG GGGTGAACCTTTGGCAGCTGGATCAGAGGCGTAATGTGGGCTCAATGCTGGTGAGGCTTGACTTCCAGACAGATGTGGTGCCTCGACTGCTTTTCCTGAAAGATTTGGGTGTGGAGGACTCACAGCTGGGACCCCTGCTCACCAAGAACCCCTTTCTCCTCACAGAGAACCTGGACAACCTGTCAGCGAG GGTCTCATATCTGAAGTCAAAGAAGTTCAGCTCTGAGGCTGTGGCATCCATGGTGTTTAAGGCTCCCTACTTGCTTAACTTCAGCGTGAAGAGGCTGGACAACCGCCTTGGCTTCTTTCAGCAACAACTGGGTCTGAATCCAAGTAAG ACAAGAGACATTCTCACTCGACTCCCCAGGCTGCTGTGTGGAAATTTACAGCCAATAAAGGAAAACCTCAAG GTTTGTGAACTTGAATTTGGCTTTCGTCAGGGAGAAATACAGCATATTGTTACCAAGGTCCCGAAAGTGCTGACAGCCAATAAGAAGAAGCTCACTCAGATATTTGATTATGTCCACAATGTAATGGGTGTCCCCCACTCACTCATAGTCAAATTCCCCCAG GTCCTGAATGCACAGTTCCTGCGTGTGAAGGAGAGGCACCTGTTCCTGCAGTACTTGGGCAGAGCTCAGTACGATCCTGCCCACCCCAGCTACATCTCCCTGGACCGATTTGTGTTTCTGCCAGACCAGGACTTCTGCACTGAGCTGGCCCTCAGCACCAGCAGAGACTTTGAACAATTTCAGAAAACACTATAG